The Cystobacter ferrugineus genome includes the window GGCTCGCGGCTCCGTCCTCACGGGCGAGGCGTCATGGGGGCGCGGGTCCCGCGACTCCGAGGCGCGGGCGTCTTCCGGGGTGGACTCGCTCGACCTGCCGAAGCGCGCCTCGGCGAGCGGGGCGGTGAAGACACATCCCGCCGCGAGGGCGGCGCACCACGTGGGTCTGGAAGACGGCATGGGAGGACCTCCGAGCCCGCGCATCTCACCACGTCCCCGGCCCCCTGTTGCCTCCGGATGACGCAATGTCCCACTCATGAACACCGCTCCGCTGGCAACGTTCGCGGGGAGGCACATGAGATGCTCCGCGGTGAGGTGACCCATGCTGTTCTTCGACCTGGAGGCCTATGCCCCTCCGGACGATCGCACCGCGAGCCGGAGCTCGCTCATCGTGAACCCCGCGCGGCCGGGGCATGTGCTGCTGGGAGGTGCTTTCTACAGCAAGCGTTTCGCGGACCCCATCCCCGAGGCGCCGCGCATCGACGGGTTGTGGCTGTGGCACTTCGGCTCCGAGGCGGCGCTGCTCGGCGCCATCCAGCGGCGCTTCGAGGAGGAGTGGGAGCGGCAGCGCGCGGAGAACGCGCGCATCCTGGGCAAGCCCGCGGTGGACCTGGTCGTCTGCGGCGCGGGAATCACCAAGTTCGACCTGCCCGCTCTCTACTGCCGCTCGCTCCTGCACGACGCCGCCCGCTCGGCCGACTGGTTCGAGCTCTTCTTCAAGGCGCGGCCCATCGACCTCGCCCACGAGGCGAGCTTCCTGTTTCCCGAGGAGCCCGTGCTCTATCCCAAGACGACGCGGGAGATGGCCGGGCGCCTGGGCCTGCGCGAGCGCAAGGGCTCGAGCAAGGGCGTGTGGGAGAGCTACGAGCGCGGCGACCATGGCGCCATCGAGCAGCGCACGGCGGAGGAGCTGCGGCTGGTGCTGGAGCTCTACGCGCGCCTGCAGCAGCGGGTGGCCGGTGCCGCCCGTCCCTGACACGTCCGCGCCTGGGGATGATCCGGGGTCTCGCCTGCCGGTGGCGCTCCGTGAGAGCATGGGGGGCGTGCGGGGGCTCTCCGAGGGGTGGCCATGACGATTCGCGCCAGGATCCTGCTGGTCGCGGGGGTGGCGGTCACGCTGGTGTGCCTCATGGCCCTGCTCCTGTATTCCGGGGCGCGCCGGGGCCAGCGGTTGCGGCAGCAGTTGGTGTCCATCCAGAAGCAGATCGACAGCCTCGAGCGGCTGCATTCGTTCGCCTGGCCCTTTCTCAACCAGCTCGCCCAGGCGCGGCAGATCCGGGAGGACACCGGGCCGGTGCTCCGGGAGATGACGGCCGCGGTGGAGGTGGCGTCGGCGCGGCTCATGGAAGGTCAGACCCTGGAGCTCAAGGGGCGCGTGCTGGCCGGCGTGGACTGGTCGGAGGTGGTGGCGGAGCAGCAGGAGCAGCAGGCGCAGCAGGAGATCCGGCAGATGTTGCTGGACTGGGCGGCCCTGGCGGAGCGGCGCGTGCGCGAGCTGCCCTCCTCCGTGCCCTTGGAGCCCCAGGTGGAGTGGTTGCTGTACTCGGAGTTCGAGCAGACGGTGGGCCAGCGCATCGTGGAGGCACAGGACAAGGAGCGCGCCGAAGCGGCGTCTCTCGAGGCGCTGCTGGATGACCACGTGTGGCAGGCCCGGTGGGTGGCGGTGTTCGTGCCCACCTTCGGCCTGCTGCTCATGGGACTCGTCACCGCCGCCATCCTGGCTCCCCTTCGCCGCTCGCTGCTCGAACTCACCGACGTGGCGCGGCGCATCGGCCAGGGGGACTTCGACATCGACGTGATCCCCTCCTCCGTGCCCCCGGACGACCTGGGCATGCTCTCGCACGCCATCGGCCGCATGGCCCGTGAGCTGCGTGAGTCCCTGGAGGAGAAGCAGCGGATGATCCGCGCCGAGGCCGAGTCCTCCGAGCGCGAGGCCCTGCGCTACCAGGCCCTGCTGGAGGACACCGTGCGCGCGCGCACCGCGGAGCTCGCCGAGGCCAACACCCGCCTGCGCGAGAGCCTCCAGGAGCTGCAATCCACCCAGGAGCAGCTCCTGTCCGCCGACCGGCTCGCCTCCGTGGGCCGGCTCGCCGCGGGTGTGGGACATGAGATCAACAACCCGCTCGCCTTCATCCTCAGCAACCTGCGCTATGCGCACCAGGAGCTGAACGAGCTGAGCGGCGCCCCGAGCGAGGAGCTGCGCCAGGAGTTGATCTCCGCGCTCGCCGAGGCGAGCGAGGGCGCCGAGCGCGTGCGCCTCATCGTGCAGGATTTGAAGACGCTCGCGCGGCCGGACGACGTGGCGCTTGGCCCGGTGAACGTGGCGGCGGTGGTGCGCAGCGCGGTGAAGATGGCCCGGCACGAGACGCGCGACCGGGCGCTCCTGGTGGAGGAGTGCGAGGGCGTGCCCCCGGTGCACGCCAACGCCGCGCGCCTGGGCCAGGTGTTCCTCAACCTCCTCATCAACGCGGCGCACGCCATCGAGCCGGGGCGGGTCCGGGAGAATGAGATCCGCGTGGTGGCGCGCGTGTCCGTGCCCGGCCAGGTCACCGTGGAGGTGCGCGACACGGGGGCCGGTATTCCCCCCGAGCACCTGCGGCGCATCTTCGATCCGTTCTTCACCACCAAGCCAGTGGGCGTGGGCACGGGGCTGGGGCTGTCGGTGTGCCACCGCATCATCACCTCGCTGGGCGGAGACATCCGCGTGGAGAGCGAGCCGGGACGCGGCACGTGCTTCTTCGTCTCGCTGCCCGTGTCCGCCGACTCCCAGGAGAGTGCCTCCCCGCCCGCGGCCTGAGCGCGGGCCTCAGCGCTCCAGCGCTTCCTGGTACACGTGCCAGAGCGCCTGGGCCTCGTGCGCCACGCCGAAGCGCGCGCGGGCCTCCTCGGCGGCGGCACGGCCCGCGGCCCGGGCGCGCTCGGGCTCGCGCATGAGCAGGCGCAGGTGCTCGCGCAACGTCGTCACGTCCCCGGGGTCGAAGAGAAAGCCCGTGCGCCCGTGCTCGACGATGGCGGGCACGTGGGGCAGCCGCGTCGCCACCAGGCAGCACCCGCTGGCCATGGCCTCCAGCAGCACCATGCCGAAGGACTCGCCGTGCGAGGGTTGCACGATGATGTCCATGCCCTGGTACCAGGGCACCACGTTCGCGTGCTCGCCCGCCAGCACCAGGGCGTCCGCGGTGGACGCGCGCAGCTTCCGGGCCCACGCCCTGTCCTTGCGGCCCCGCGCCTGGCCCACCAGCACGGAGCGCCACTCGGGGAACTCGGAGAGCAGCGGACGCACCGCCTCCACGAAGTCGCCCTGGCCCTTGGCGGGACGGATGCGCCCCACCACGCCCACGCCGTGACGGCCGCCCAGCCCCAGCGCCTTCCACGCCACGTCGCGGTCCGCCGGGGGCACGAAGCGCGAGAGATCCACCCCGTGGCCGATGAGCGCCGAGGGCATGCCCATCCACTCGGCGCCCTGGGCGTTGAGGGTGATGAGGCGCTCGGCCCGGCGGGCCAGCAGCCGCGTGAGGCGCCCCGGCTCGTTGCCGCCATGGCGCGTGTAGACGAGCCGCACCTGGCGGCCCAGCAGCCGCAACAGCAGACCGAAGAGCATCTCGTTGTTGCGGTGCGCGTGCCAGACGACGGGCTCCTGGCGGATGCGCCGCCACAGCTCGCTCCAGGCGATGCGCGGCACGTGCGCCGCCAGGTGCCGGCCCAGCGCCCGCGTCTCCGAGGTGCGTGCGAGCTCCGACACGACGATCTCGGTATGGGCCGTCACGCCGGTGCGGCGCCGGTGGAAGTGGGGGTGCACGACGAGTGGCATGGCGGCCGCCGTTTCTAACACGGGCGGCCAGGGGGCTGTCCGGGGGGCGGCCAGCCCAGGGGCGGGTCACGGCCCCCGGAGAACAAGGACCCGAGGCACGAGGTTGACTCCAGTATGTGACTTTCGAAGTCCTCTTCTCCGTCTCTCCTGGAGGGGTCCATGGCGCGCACCGGTAGCGCGGACCTTCCGCTGCACTCGGGCCGGGTGCCGGACTGGCTCGCCGAGCGCATGGCGCGCATGAGCCGCGTGCTCGTGGAGGCGCTCGTGCTGCACTATGGCCGTCACGAGGTGCTGCGCCGGCTCGCGCACCCCTTCTGGTTCCAGTCGCTCGGGGCCGTCATGGGCATGGACTGGCACTCCTCGGGCGTCACCACCACGGTGCT containing:
- a CDS encoding sensor histidine kinase, coding for MTIRARILLVAGVAVTLVCLMALLLYSGARRGQRLRQQLVSIQKQIDSLERLHSFAWPFLNQLAQARQIREDTGPVLREMTAAVEVASARLMEGQTLELKGRVLAGVDWSEVVAEQQEQQAQQEIRQMLLDWAALAERRVRELPSSVPLEPQVEWLLYSEFEQTVGQRIVEAQDKERAEAASLEALLDDHVWQARWVAVFVPTFGLLLMGLVTAAILAPLRRSLLELTDVARRIGQGDFDIDVIPSSVPPDDLGMLSHAIGRMARELRESLEEKQRMIRAEAESSEREALRYQALLEDTVRARTAELAEANTRLRESLQELQSTQEQLLSADRLASVGRLAAGVGHEINNPLAFILSNLRYAHQELNELSGAPSEELRQELISALAEASEGAERVRLIVQDLKTLARPDDVALGPVNVAAVVRSAVKMARHETRDRALLVEECEGVPPVHANAARLGQVFLNLLINAAHAIEPGRVRENEIRVVARVSVPGQVTVEVRDTGAGIPPEHLRRIFDPFFTTKPVGVGTGLGLSVCHRIITSLGGDIRVESEPGRGTCFFVSLPVSADSQESASPPAA
- a CDS encoding glycosyltransferase family 4 protein; the protein is MPLVVHPHFHRRRTGVTAHTEIVVSELARTSETRALGRHLAAHVPRIAWSELWRRIRQEPVVWHAHRNNEMLFGLLLRLLGRQVRLVYTRHGGNEPGRLTRLLARRAERLITLNAQGAEWMGMPSALIGHGVDLSRFVPPADRDVAWKALGLGGRHGVGVVGRIRPAKGQGDFVEAVRPLLSEFPEWRSVLVGQARGRKDRAWARKLRASTADALVLAGEHANVVPWYQGMDIIVQPSHGESFGMVLLEAMASGCCLVATRLPHVPAIVEHGRTGFLFDPGDVTTLREHLRLLMREPERARAAGRAAAEEARARFGVAHEAQALWHVYQEALER